The Alkalihalobacillus sp. LMS6 genomic interval GTTCATACGCAATAAAAATGTGGCATGACCAATCCACGTTAAGCTATCGACGTTCATATTATGAAAGAGCTGATAATCTGGCTTCGTTTGGATTGGAATGGTTGTTTGCAAATCTTTACTTTTACTTACTCGTTCCCGGTACCATTGAAAAAAATCTTTCATCCGATGCGTGTTCCGGACCCCGTTTGGATTTTCATATTTTTGTTTTCCCATGTACGCTGACACCTTCTCATTTTAACGCTAAATTAAGTTACTACTATCACCTAGAACAGACGGATAAGTAAAATGAACAGAAGACAGTGCATCTGTTTTTAAACCGAGTTGAATGGCCGTTGAGAAATAGTTTACCCATTGATCGGCATAAACGGTCAGAAACTCTGCACCGAGCACTTGATTTGTTTTCTGATCAATATAAACCTTTCCTAACGCTTTGTCTTCTTTAATCATGGTATATGTTAACCACTCTGTCATCTCAACATCATGCAAATCGTATGCCACTTGCTGCTTGTCTAATTCTTCTTTTGTGTATCCAACTCTTGCTAGTTTCGGAATCGTAAATACGACTGATGGCATCGCACCTTGATCGAGCTCTTGTTTTTTGTCATTCAGAATATTTTTTACCACGAGCCCGCCTTCTTGTCCAGAAAGTGGCGTTAACGGTAATGATTGGGTGGACGACACATCCCCAGCTGCATACACCTTTGGATTCGAGACACTTCTAAGCGTGTTGTCGACAATGATGCCACCCTCTCCTGTTTCAACCCCTGCTTGATCTAAATTCAATTTCGCGATATTTGGCTTTCTACCAGCACCATGGACAACTTTATTCACGGTTACGGTTTCTTCTTCTGTTTTGATTACGTATTGATCGCCGTTCGCAGTAACTGACTGAATGGACGCATTCCAATGAAAGGTTATCCCTAGCTGCTCTGATTGTTTGACAAGTTCGTGCACATGATCTTGATCAAACGCTTTTAAAGGTCGATCTCCAGCATCGATAATGTGAACGTCAACACCTGCTCTTGCAGCAAGGTGAGCAAATTCAAACGAAATATAGCCAGCGCCAATGAATGCAATCGTTGCTGGTAACGCCGATAAATGTAAGAAGTCTTCATGAGTAAGCAATTGGTCTGAACCAGAAAACGGCAAATCAGACGGCGTTAATCCTGTCGCAATAATAAAATAATCGGCTTTCATGTGCTGGTCGTTTACTTGAATCGTCTCTTCTCCTATAAACGTCGCATAGCCTACATACGTGTCAATGCCTGAATCCTTCATCGATTGTTCAATATCTGAATAAACCGATTCAGTATAGCGATTTTTCTCTTGCATCGCATCTTCCCAATTAAATTCGATCTCACCACTTACACCTGTACCAGTCAGCTTTTGCGCTTGCCAAACCGCTTCACTTCTCGTATAGAGGATTTTTTTCGGGTCACAACCAAAATTTGGACACGTCCCTCCAAAGCGTTTCCCTTCAATAACCGCAACTTTTTTATTTGCTTCGGCCAATGGAAATGCTGCAGCCATTGCAGCAGGACCGCTACCTATAATAATGACATCATATGATTTCACGTGAAATCCTCCTTTACTAGCTCTCTAGTTCCCGTTTTTATTCTGATAAAAACAAAAAAGACGAGTAAGGATTTGAATTCCCTTACTCGCCTTCATTGCTATGCCATTGCCTTGATGTTTTTATAGCTAATCGCAATGCTTTCAAGTGGCGTACGCTCACTAACGTCTTGTTCCACAATAAAATAATGTGTCCCCACGCTTTTAGCCGCCTCAATAATTTCTTTAATGTTTAACGTCCCTTCGCCTACCTCAGCAAAAGGAATATCTCCGTCTTTCTTATCTTTAACGTGAATAACAGGTACACGGTCTTTATGCTTCGCTAAGTAATCAGTCGCTTTATGACCTGCATATTCAACCCAGAATGTATCGCATTCCAGCGCCATATTACATGTCCTTGTGTTGCGTAACAAGAGGTCTAACGCCAATTCTTCATCAAATGATTCCAGTTCGAAGTCATGATTATGGTAAAGCAAGAGCATACCAGCTTCTCTGATTTCATTGCCAATCGTTTCTAGTTCTTCTGCTAGATTAAAGTAATCGGTTTTTGTTCCTCGTTCGTCTTCAGTTAGATAGGGGCAAACGATATAATGCACACCTAACTCTTTATGGTACGTAATGACATCTTGAAGTTCATTCCGCAATTTTTCAAGCGGAACATGACTCGACCATGATTCAAGACCAATTTCATCCAGCATCGCTTTTACTTCTTTAGAAGAATAACTGCTAAATCCCGCAAATTCAACACCTGTATAACCGATTTCTTTTACTTTTTGTAACGTTCCTTTAAAATCTTTATCCATATCATCTCGTAACGTATACAACGCAAGCCCTACATTCATCGGATCGTCCTCCTTAATTAACTGATTTTACAGTAACAAACGACTTTGATTCTGATGACTTTAATGCTGCTAATACTACTTGGAGTGATTTCATTCCTTCTTCTCCACTGATAGAAGGGGTACGATCTTCGGTAATAGATGAGATAAATTCATCAATGACTCCACTTGCTACTTGACCACCAGCTTCATTTGTTGCGATAGCTCCAACCGAATATTGTTCTACACTGCCGTCTATTAATTTCACAACGACCTGTACATCCGGATGATCGTGAATTTCTAGCACACCTTTTTCTCCATAAACAGTGGTTGTATTATCTTCACCTTTGTAATACGTCCAGCTCGCAGCCATCGTACCAATCGCACCACTTTCCATTTTCAAAAGCGTGGTTGCATTATCATCCACATCTGCTTGCTTATGAAGCGTATTGACGAAAGCTGCTACCTCGTCTACTTCCTCATCTAATAACCAGCGCATAAGATCAATCTTGTGAACACCTAAATCGCCCATTGCTCCAACAAAGGCTTTGTCCTTTTTAAGGAACCACGTATCTTTTCCTTGAATACTCCAAGAATCAGCGCCACCGTGGCCAAAGGTTGTTTTAAACGTTAGCGGCTTGCCAATTTTTCCAGATGATAAAATTTCCTTTGCCTTTATATGCGGAGGCATTAATCGTTGATTATGACCAATCATGAGCTTTACGCCATTGTTCGTAGCCGCTTCAATCATCGCTCTCGCTTCTTCCAGAGAAGTAGCCATCGGTTTTTCGCATAGGACATGACAACCAGCTTTTGCCGCATCAATAGAGACACTTGCATGATCAACATTCTGTGTACAGACGCTCACGGCATCAACATCAACTTCAGCTAAAAGATCTTTATGTGATGTATACACATTCGTTACCCCGTAGCGATCTGCCATTTGCTGGGCAACTTCTTGATTTAAATCACAAAAAGCAACGAGCTCAACGTTGGGATTTGCTGCGTACTCTGGAACATGACGATGAATCGCAATCGACCCACAGCCAACTACAGCCACTTTTACTTTACTCATGTTGTTTTCCTCCTTAAAGCCACCACATCTCAGGAGCTGGCTCTTTCATTAAGACTTGTTGTAAATTGCTTACTGCTTTTTGAAACCCTTCATCAATGGACATAAGCCCATCTTCATGTTCAATGCTAATGGAACCGTCATAGCCAACTAGACGTAGAGCGCTAATCATATCAGCCCACGTTTTTAAGTCGTGGCCATATCCAACTGATCTAAAATACCACGCACGATCTTGGAGGTTTGCATATGACTGCATATCAAGCACACCGTGCATATTCATATTTTCTTGATCTAAATACGTATCTTTCGCGTGGAAGAAATGGATGGCATCTTTTTTTCCAAGAATCTTTATTGCTGCTACTGGATCAATCCCTTGCCACCATAAATGACTTGGATCGACATTCGCTCCGATTGCTGGACCACACGCTTCACGTAACTTCAACAACGTTGCTGGCGAATGAACGAGAAAACCACCGTGAAGTTCTAAAGCAATCTTTACGTCATGTTTTTCTGCAAACGCCGCCATTTCCTTCCAGTAAGGAATCAGCTTTTCTTCCCACTGCCATTTTAAAATATCACTGTATTCATTCGGCCAAGCTGCAACAGGCCAATTTGGCTGTTTGTCGCCTTCATATGCGCCCGGGGTGCCTGAAAACGTTGTTACAGTAGACACATTTAATTTTTTTGCTAGTTTTACTGTATCCACAAACGACTCGTGTGAAGCTTTTGCAAAAGCTTCATCCGGAGAAATGGCGTTTCCATGACAGCTTAAACTTGAAATGGTCAACCCACGATCGTCCACCGCTTTTTTAAACGCTTTCATTTTTGCTTCATCAGCTAAAAGTTCGGCAGGATCACAATGAGCCGTTCCAGGATAGCCACCAGTTCCGATTTCCACTGTTTCTAACCCGAGACTCTTTACATGATCGAGCATTTCTTCAAAAGGTTTTTCCGAAAATAAAACGGTAAAGACACCAAGTTTCATTTTAGTTCCTCCTATGAGATCGATTTCATATTACGTTATGAAAGTTCCTCTTTATTGTACTGCTTTTGCTTTAAGATTTTAACCCTTTTTTTTAAAAAAGTTATGAAAACAGCCTAAGCCGCTCTCATAACGTTTGAAGACCTGTTTGTTTCTCGCTCCATTCCCAACATTTCTGAGCCAGTTGAACATCTTGCGCTTGCTTAGCGGTCTTCGTTACTTTCCGATTCACAAAATACTTCCCTGCGTCTGCCTTTACTTTCTCTGACAGCGCTAAGTATAAAGTCGTATCCGCGCCTTCCCTCGGCGTTTGGAAAAATGGACGTAGTAGCTTGTGGATGGTCGCGCCAAAACCCGAATCACGATCTACGCCAAGGTTGGTCGACACAGCGCCTGGGTGCATCGCAAAAACAGATACATTCGTTTCAGCTAATTTTTTTGATAACGCTTGAGCAAAAAGCAAATTGCACAATTTTGACTGCCCGTAGCCTTTTAACACATTGTAGTGCTCGTGAAGATGAGGGTCTTTTTCATAAAAGTTACCCCATTCATGTGCTCCTGAAGAGACGACAATAATTCTTCCATCGTCGGCACGCTTTATAGCGTCTAACAGCAGATTTGTCAGCAAAAAATGACCTAAGTGATTAACCCCAATTTGCATTTCAAAACCGTCTTCTGTTTCTTGCCTTTTAGGGGTTACGACTCCGGCATTATTAATTAAAATATCAATGGTTTTATGCTTTGCTTTAATCGCTTCGGCAGCTCGTTTAACGCTTTCCAATGAACCAAGATCACAAAGCTGCAGTTCAACACTGCCGTTCTGTTTCTGTTTTTCGATATTGGCAAGTGCTTCTTTTCCTCTTTTCTCATTACGACACAAAAGAATGACGTGCATTCCACTGTTTGCGAGTACAAGTGAAATACTTTGCCCCATGCCTGAGTTGGCTCCTGTTACTGCTGCAATTTTCATCTTAGCGCCTCCTTGCTATTTTTATTCCTTCATTTTCGTTATTCAAAACCACTCATCTTCGTAGTTTTAGTTTTTTTAAAACGGTTATAGCATTATTATCATGACAATGGAGGAATGACAATGTTAATTCATGCGAAGTCATTGAGTAAGTTTAATATGAATGCAACAGATGGTGAGCTTGGACAGCTAGATGATTTCTATATAGACTCTCATTCATTAAACGTTCGGTATTTTGTCGGTGATACAAGGACGTGGTTCTTCGGAGGAAAGGTTCTATTAAATGTTGATGCTTTTACAGACATTGATCCTGATAAAGAACACATATCGGTTAACGCTACAAAAGAACAAATTAAAGACAGTCCTAAACCAGATGACGCTGCACCGATTAATCGTTTTTATGAACAAGAGTTAAGTGAACACTATGGATGGCCTGCGTATTGGTCTGTCCCAGCAGTTCCAGCTGCCTCCGGTTACGGCACAACGACTGCAGCAGGTGCGCCACTCATCCCGCCAGTGTACACGCCAAGTCCTACCGAGACTACTGAAGATACAAAAGCAGCGATGCGAACTGGTGCAGAAGAACAAAAGATAGAAGAGAAGTTTCAACAACACGTTCATTTATTTAGCCTTGATGAACTAAAAGGGTATCACGTTCATGCAAAAGGCGGCGAAGTAGGTAAAGTGTTAGATTTTGTCCTGCACTTTGATAAAAACCTAGAAACCGAAAATTGGAGCGTTCGTTATATGATCGTCGACGTTGGAGGATTTATGCAAAAAGAACCTGTTATTGTTCCTATGCAAACGGTTAAAGAAGTTACTTGGTTTGACAACAGTTTAATCATTGACTTGGATAAGGAAAAAATCGAAGAAGCGGAAGAATATACAACAGAACAAACCATCACGGCCGAGACTGAAAAAGCGTTGTTTGCTCATTATCAGTTGACTCCTTATTGGGAACGAAAAAAAGAAGAAGGCTAACGGCCTTCTTCTTTTTCTTCTTCCCCTGGACTTTTCGAAGGGTCATGATAATCTTTTTGTTCCAGCACGTCTTTTAGTTCATCTTCCACACTCGTATCCGTTAAAGGAACTTTCGAACGATAAGCAGCTCGTGCAATTAAGTGACCTGCTACTGGTGCTGTTAGGAAGACAAACACAATCCCCAAAATTAATCGGATGCTTACATATTGATCGGTCAGCCAAAAATAAAAGAAGGTCCCTGTTAACGTTAATAAAACGGCTAGAGTCGCACTTTTTGTTCCAGCGTGAGAACGGGTATATACATCTGGCAGCCTGATAATCCCGATGGCACTAATAACAGCCATAATCGCACCTGCTAAAATGAAAATCGCACCTAGGGCTTCACCTGTTACGCTTGCGCTCAATGATAACACCCCTCTCGATGAATTTAGAGAAAGCAATCGTACTTATAAACGCTAAGATCCCAATAATTAATATCACTTCTAGAAAAGCACTTGTATTTAACACGATTGATACCACAGCGGCAACTGAAATAAGGTTTACCCCAATGGCATCTAATGCAACAACCCGATCAGGCATACTTGGTCCTTTTATAATCCGATAAGCAGCAATCCCAATTGCAGTAGCAAAAAGAAACAGCGCGATAATTAACATCGTTTGGAACATTATCTTGTCACCTCCATGATCGCCTTTTCAAACTTTGTCATTGCTCGTAAGACGGCGTTTTTGGAGTCTGGTATATCCATAGCATGTATATAAAAGACATTGTTCGAAGGAGAGATCTCCAGTACAACAGAACCAGGAGTCAACATTAATAGTAATGCCAGTGCAGTTACTTCCCAATCCCCTTTTAATTTTGTTTCGTACGTGAAGATACCCGGCGTTAGATTTAGTTTTGGTGACAGAATTTGCCGGATAATAAGGATGCTTGAACTTAGCAATTCTCTTATAAAAATGAGCAATAATTTAAATGCCGAGTACGCTCGCTTTAAGTAAAATTCTTTAAAGAAAAACCGTCTCATCACATAAATAATCCCCATACCAATAAGAAAACCAGCAAATAGCGTCGAGAATTCGAATGAATCTTCATCTTGTAGTAAGACCCATAGGAAGGCAATTAATATATTTAATAGGAGTTGACCAAACATTCTTGATTCCCCCCTCTTCGATTAAAAGCTTGATTCATACTAAGCCCCTCCTTGATCTAACACTGCATCAATGTAGATATCCGGGTTCATTAATGTTTCAGCAGCGTCGCCCACAATTCCCGCGATTCCTTCTACACCTAATCCAAGTGCTAGAGAAGCAACTGCAAACAATACACATGGAATGATCATGCCTTTTTTCATTGGAAGCGCGCGGTCTTTACTAATCGTCGTTTCGCCAAAGAATACGTTTTTAAAAATACGTAGCAATGAGTATAAAACAAAGATACTGGAAATCAGGGTAAATGCCAATATAACGTAAGCTCCAGCCTCTACAGCACCTTGCGCAACGAAGACCTTGCCAATAAAGCCACTTAACGGAGGAATCCCTGCTAAGGCAATCATCGTGATAAAGAACAGCCAGCCAAGTAATGGGTAATGACGAATCATGCCGCTTACTCGATCAAGCCTTCCCGTGTTGGCTAAATAAATCGTTACACCAATTAATAAGAAGAGCAATGCCTTCACAATCATGTCATGAATCAGGTAGTAAATAGCCCCTTCAACAGCAGCTTGATTAAAAATCGCTAAGCCACTCAAGATGAAACCTACCGCAATGACGACATTATAAGCAATAATCTTCCGAAGATCATTGTACGCAATCGCTCCAATCGACCCGCCAATCATCGTTAAAATTGCCATGATTCCAATTAACGAGTGCGTAATCGTCGGTTCGTGATAGAACAAGAGTGTAAACACACGAAATAACGCGTAAATCCCAACCTTTGTTAAAAGCGCTCCGAATAAAGCCGCAATGCCCATTGGAGGTGCACCATAAGAACCTGGTAACCAGAAGTACAGAAGAAGACCTGCTTTCAAGCTAAATACCAATAAAAGGATTATTGCAATGGTTGTTAACAATGCCGGTTGACCTGCTTCTGCGATACGTAACGACAATTGCGCAAAATTAAGGGTACCAAGTGCACCATACATATAGGCAATCGCAATTAAGAAGACAAAAGACGAGAATACGTTAACCAATACATATTTAATTGACTCTCGTAGTTGTCCTTTTTCTCCGCCTAATACGATTAATGCATATGAAGCAAGAAGCATCACTTCAAAACCAACATATAAGTTAAATAAATCACCGGTTAAGAAAGAACATGCAACCCCTGCAAGAAGCAATAAGATTAATGGATAGACAAACATTTTTTCTTTGTCTTCACCGATTGTTGAAAACACATAGATTAATACGACTGCTGCGATAAAGTAAGCTGTTGCAGTAAGCAACAACGAGAAGCTATCCCCTACAAACGTAATCCCATAAGGCGCAGCCCAGCCACCAAAATCTAACGTTTGGATACCGTTCGCCTGCGCGTCAATCAATAAATACGTACTCACACCAAAAGTGACAACCATTGTAATAAGGCTGATCACTCTTTGAGTTTTTACGAAAGGTCTTAAAAAGATTAATATGATTCCTACAAACAATGGGAGGACCATTGGAATTACTAATAAATTACTCATCATTATCATGTCCCCTCAATTTTGTGAGATCATCTGTTTTTAACTCTTTATACGTTCTATATGCCAATACGAGGAAAAAAGAGGTTACGCCAAAGCTAATGACAATCGCTGTTAAAATCAATGCTTGTGGCAATGCATCTGTATACGATGCAGCATCTTCTCCAAGTAAAGGTGCACTCGAATCTCTAGAAAAGCCGCCCATTATGAGAATCAACATATGGACTGCGTGAGACATAATAGCTGTTCCTAAAATGACTCGTAGTAAGCTTTTAGAGAGGATTAAGTACGTTGCGACAGTGACTAAGATCCCAACTAAGATCGACATCATCGTTTCCATAAGCTATACATCCTCACTTATACTAATAATAATCGTTACTACGGTCCCAATAACAGCTAACGCCACGCCGGCTTCAAATAAGACAACGGAAGCCAAGGGGATTTCTCCTAGGATTGGTAACGTAGCAGATACTTCCGTTTGGCTTAAGAATGGAACACCAAAGGCAAGTGCGGCTAAGCCCGTTCCGACTGAGAGAAACGCCCCTACTGCCGCTAGTACTTTAAAATCAATCGGCATCCCTTTTCGAACCGTATCAATATCAAATGCAAGCAACAATAAAACAAATGCTGAGGCGAGGACTAATCCACCGACAAAGCCCCCACCAGGCTCATAGTGACCAGCAAGAAACAAATGGACACCGTACGTTAAAATAATAAATACGGCTATTTTAGAAACGGTCTGAACAATTACGTCATTCGCCTTCAACGTCCTGCCCCCTCTCATCTTTTTTCGGCTTCAACTTGATTAATACATATACGCCAAGACCAGCAATAAGAAGGACAACCACTTCTAGCATTGTGTCAAATGCTCTAAAATCACCTAATATCGCATTGACAATATTTTGCGCGCCAGCAAGCTCATACGCATTTTCATAAAAGGACGAGATTGATTCAAAGAAACGATTGCTTTGCACAGAAAGCGCTAATACCGTTACTAATGTTCCTACTGACACCGCAATAATGGCATTCATCACTTTAATTCGTGGTCTACGTTTTTCTTTCTCCCATTCTGGTAAGAAATAGAAACATAATAAGAATAGTGCTGCCGAAACGGTTTCAACAACTAACTGAGTTAACGCCAAATCTGGAGCACGGAAAAACACAAAGAATAATGCAAGCAAGTACCCTAATACACCATTTAACAGAATTCCAGTTAACCTTGATTTTGCAAACGGAATCGCTAAAGCTGTAATCGCCATAACAACTGCTAAAAATCCTTCGTAAATGCTAATCGGTGCATTGTCAGATATATCAATTTGAATGGCACCAGTGTAGGCAACAGCACCTGTCACGACGACAATAATCGCAATGAAAATATATACCATGTAATGATACATGTTTCCTGTCATGTAGCGATTTGTCATTTTTGTTGATTGGTTTTCAACCGTAATCAATGAATAATTGTATAAATTGTCTAGCGTTAACTTTCTCGGGAACAATGCGTAAACGCCCTGCCATTTTGGCCATAGCTGATACAGCACTATACCAAAACCAATTACACCTAACGTCATGAGTAACTCTGTATTCACTCCGTGCCAAGCAGAGATATTAAACATGGTTTCTGTACCTTCAACACCAACAAATGCAGGCATGACGGCTGCATAGCCTGGTTGAATGAGATAGTCCCCGATGACGTTCGGGAAAAAGAAGAACACCACGACTAAACTTGCTAAAATAACTGGGGAAATTAACATACCTATTGGAGCCTCGTGGGCTGTTTTTTCCAGTTTTTCTGGCTGATGTTTGCCAAGAAACGTTTTGAAGACGAGAATCATGCTATATACAAATGTAAAGACACTGGCAATCCAAGCTATAACCGGGAACAACATTCCCCATGTATCAATAGAGAAAAACGATAGCTGTGTCACATCAAGTACGCCTGTGAAAAACATTTCTTTACTTAGGAAACCATTAAACGGGGGTAAACCAGCCATCGCAAAACTTCCAACGACTGCAAGCGTAAAGGTAACTGGCATAATTGCCATTAAGCCACCAAGTTTTCGGATGTCACGTGTCCCTGTTTCATGGTCGACAATTCCAACGACCATAAAGAGTGCACCTTTAAAAGTGGAATGGTTCACTAAATGAAACAAAGCGGTAAAAATAGCCATTGAATAAACAGCTGATTCAGCGTTTGCAACATCAAAATACATCGCTGCTGAACCAATTCCGAGCAAACTCATAATTAAGCCTAATTGGCTAATCGTTGAGTATGCTAAAAGCGCTTTTAAATCCGTTTGCCTTACAGCATTAAAGGAACCCCAGAATAACGTAACAATCCCAACAATACTTACAACCCAGAACCACACTGCATCACCACCGAAAACCGGGGTGAACCGCGCAACTAAGTAGATCCCTGCTTTAACCATAGTCGCAGAGTGAAGATACGCACTAACAGGCGTCGGTGCTTCCATCGCGTCTGGCAACCAAATATGAAACGGAAATTGGGCTGATTTCGTAAATGCGCCTAATAACACTAATAACATGGCTGGAATGAATAACGTGTGATCGGTATATTGTGAAACGTTTGCGATAATTTCTCGTATACTAAACGTATCCATCATCGTGGAGAGCATAATAAAACCGGCTAACATCCCAATTCCACCTGTTACGGTGATTAACATTGACTTTTGTGCACCATAACGTGATTGACGTCGATGATACCAATACGCAATCAAAAGAAACGATGAAATACTCGTTAATTCCCAAAATAGATAGAGCACCATTAAATTATCTGAAAAGACAACGCCTAGCATAGCCCCCATAAACATAAGGAGGTACACGTAGAAATGACCTAACGACTCACGTTCTTTCGATAAGTAATAAATGGAATACAGGACTACAAGACTCCCTACTCCAGTAATAAGTAAAGCCAAAATCAAACTTAGACCATCTAAATAGGCCGTAAAGTTAATCCCTAATGACGGAATCCAAGGAACTTCGCTTAAGTGCACTTCGCCCCTAGCAACATTAGGAATAAATTGGACAAGGTAAATAAAAAGTACAATTGGCACGAGTAAAACAAACCAACCTGTATGTACGCGCTTTAGTGTTTTATATAATAACGGCACAATGAGCGCTACAATAAATGGTAAAACAATAGCAAGATTTAACATGTACACAAAAACCTCCTCTACAACAGCATCGAATCATCTATAAAAACATACATATCGCTTTAATAAATCCTTACAAGTTTACCCTTAGAAAACAATGCTAACCAATGCTTGTGCTTCGTATTATGTGGGTGTAAGATGGGGACAATGACTTATTGAAAACGGTATGACAAACCAAAATCGCGCAGCTTTGCAACCTGACTGCGCGCCAAACCGTATCGATTAAAATCTATGTAGACGAGTGCATTGTACATCCATCATCGTTATTTAGGAGGGTTTTTATTGAAGGGAATCGATCACATGCCTAAGTAAATGATTACTTTCTATAGAAAAGTATATACTATTTTTAGTTGCGATGCACCGAATATGCTTCCACTTTTAATAGTTGTGTCCAAATCGTCACATTTTAAAGCGTCCAATCAAAATTGAATTCGCGGCATCTTATATAGATGAAAAATAGTTCAAACTTTTTTCGGAAAGCAATTGAAATTTATGGAATCACGTTATATAATAACCTAGTTTCAACAATGCCTCAGTCGCTAAGAGCAGCTGAGGGAGTGACTACGATCCGTCATATTCACAATTTCTATGTTCTTAGAATTATATTATTAAGCTGAGGTGAACTCTTTCATGAAAAAAGCTAAAGGACGTATGGATGAGAGCATTTTAGTTTGCGTCTATTATGGTCCAAACGGCGAACGCCTTATTAGACGAGGCGCAAAAATCGCTACAATGCTAGACTGTCCACTCTATATATTAACGGTAGATGCACTACCTTACGATGAATTAGATGCTGAAAAATCAGCTTACGTTGATCGTTGGAAGGAACTTGCGGAAGAATGCGATGCGGAAGAATTTATTGTTCGTGACAATGAAAAGAAACCGTCTGTAAAAGTCATCGCAGAAATTGCTCGAGAACACCATATTACTCAAATTATTATTGGTCAAACAGCTAAGAGTAGATGGGAAGAAATTACAAAAGGCTCGTTTATGAATGTCTTATTAAGAGAAATTCCATTTGTTGATTTCCACGTTGTATCTTGTGATCGCGCCATTAAAGGGCTGGAAGGTCATTTTGAAAAAGGAGTTCGCGCGTATCTCGTAGAAGACGAGGAAGGCTATGCAC includes:
- a CDS encoding Na+/H+ antiporter subunit G, with amino-acid sequence MSASVTGEALGAIFILAGAIMAVISAIGIIRLPDVYTRSHAGTKSATLAVLLTLTGTFFYFWLTDQYVSIRLILGIVFVFLTAPVAGHLIARAAYRSKVPLTDTSVEDELKDVLEQKDYHDPSKSPGEEEKEEGR
- a CDS encoding Na+/H+ antiporter subunit E, which codes for MFGQLLLNILIAFLWVLLQDEDSFEFSTLFAGFLIGMGIIYVMRRFFFKEFYLKRAYSAFKLLLIFIRELLSSSILIIRQILSPKLNLTPGIFTYETKLKGDWEVTALALLLMLTPGSVVLEISPSNNVFYIHAMDIPDSKNAVLRAMTKFEKAIMEVTR
- a CDS encoding NAD(P)/FAD-dependent oxidoreductase translates to MKSYDVIIIGSGPAAMAAAFPLAEANKKVAVIEGKRFGGTCPNFGCDPKKILYTRSEAVWQAQKLTGTGVSGEIEFNWEDAMQEKNRYTESVYSDIEQSMKDSGIDTYVGYATFIGEETIQVNDQHMKADYFIIATGLTPSDLPFSGSDQLLTHEDFLHLSALPATIAFIGAGYISFEFAHLAARAGVDVHIIDAGDRPLKAFDQDHVHELVKQSEQLGITFHWNASIQSVTANGDQYVIKTEEETVTVNKVVHGAGRKPNIAKLNLDQAGVETGEGGIIVDNTLRSVSNPKVYAAGDVSSTQSLPLTPLSGQEGGLVVKNILNDKKQELDQGAMPSVVFTIPKLARVGYTKEELDKQQVAYDLHDVEMTEWLTYTMIKEDKALGKVYIDQKTNQVLGAEFLTVYADQWVNYFSTAIQLGLKTDALSSVHFTYPSVLGDSSNLI
- a CDS encoding sugar phosphate isomerase/epimerase, with amino-acid sequence MKLGVFTVLFSEKPFEEMLDHVKSLGLETVEIGTGGYPGTAHCDPAELLADEAKMKAFKKAVDDRGLTISSLSCHGNAISPDEAFAKASHESFVDTVKLAKKLNVSTVTTFSGTPGAYEGDKQPNWPVAAWPNEYSDILKWQWEEKLIPYWKEMAAFAEKHDVKIALELHGGFLVHSPATLLKLREACGPAIGANVDPSHLWWQGIDPVAAIKILGKKDAIHFFHAKDTYLDQENMNMHGVLDMQSYANLQDRAWYFRSVGYGHDLKTWADMISALRLVGYDGSISIEHEDGLMSIDEGFQKAVSNLQQVLMKEPAPEMWWL
- a CDS encoding SDR family oxidoreductase; translated protein: MKIAAVTGANSGMGQSISLVLANSGMHVILLCRNEKRGKEALANIEKQKQNGSVELQLCDLGSLESVKRAAEAIKAKHKTIDILINNAGVVTPKRQETEDGFEMQIGVNHLGHFLLTNLLLDAIKRADDGRIIVVSSGAHEWGNFYEKDPHLHEHYNVLKGYGQSKLCNLLFAQALSKKLAETNVSVFAMHPGAVSTNLGVDRDSGFGATIHKLLRPFFQTPREGADTTLYLALSEKVKADAGKYFVNRKVTKTAKQAQDVQLAQKCWEWSEKQTGLQTL
- a CDS encoding Na(+)/H(+) antiporter subunit F1 → MFQTMLIIALFLFATAIGIAAYRIIKGPSMPDRVVALDAIGVNLISVAAVVSIVLNTSAFLEVILIIGILAFISTIAFSKFIERGVIIERKRNR
- a CDS encoding sugar phosphate isomerase/epimerase; this translates as MNVGLALYTLRDDMDKDFKGTLQKVKEIGYTGVEFAGFSSYSSKEVKAMLDEIGLESWSSHVPLEKLRNELQDVITYHKELGVHYIVCPYLTEDERGTKTDYFNLAEELETIGNEIREAGMLLLYHNHDFELESFDEELALDLLLRNTRTCNMALECDTFWVEYAGHKATDYLAKHKDRVPVIHVKDKKDGDIPFAEVGEGTLNIKEIIEAAKSVGTHYFIVEQDVSERTPLESIAISYKNIKAMA
- a CDS encoding Gfo/Idh/MocA family protein, which translates into the protein MSKVKVAVVGCGSIAIHRHVPEYAANPNVELVAFCDLNQEVAQQMADRYGVTNVYTSHKDLLAEVDVDAVSVCTQNVDHASVSIDAAKAGCHVLCEKPMATSLEEARAMIEAATNNGVKLMIGHNQRLMPPHIKAKEILSSGKIGKPLTFKTTFGHGGADSWSIQGKDTWFLKKDKAFVGAMGDLGVHKIDLMRWLLDEEVDEVAAFVNTLHKQADVDDNATTLLKMESGAIGTMAASWTYYKGEDNTTTVYGEKGVLEIHDHPDVQVVVKLIDGSVEQYSVGAIATNEAGGQVASGVIDEFISSITEDRTPSISGEEGMKSLQVVLAALKSSESKSFVTVKSVN